CGGCGGGCTGTTTAGCTATCCGGGGACGACGGACAAAACAAAGGGCAAAATCCGCCTTGTTTTTGAGTCTATGCCGTTTGCCAAAGTCTTTGAAATGGCGGGCGGATTGGCGCTAAACGACAAAGGGGAGCGGCTGCTTTTAAGCGAACCCAACGGACATCACGACACGGCGCCGTGTTTTTTTGGCTCCCGAAACGAAATACAAAAAGCGATGCAAGCGTATGGAAACTAACGCGCAAACGTTTAGCGCGAGCGAAATCCCGTTTGACGAGTTTGAAACGAAACGCGAAGAAAGGCGCGAGGCGTTATATGGTTGCCAACAAGAGCGCGGATTAACAAGCTGTTTTATCTGCGATCGGCTTTTTGATTGCAAAACGCGAAGCGACTACATCGACGCCGTTTACGCCTCGATGAACAAGGGCAAGGCGGGCGGCTTCGAGTTCTAGCCGCTCGCGCCGAACGCGATTTCGCGCGATAGCTTTACGGGCGCGAACGTTTGCCCGATACTCTTTGCGCGGCGTTAGATGTTGGCGTATATCAACACTTTACAGCTATTTTCAATGATTGCGATCTTTTTCGCTAGATCGTTGATCTCCCTCGCGTGCGCGTAAACGCCGTAACTGCGAATAACCAAAACGTCCGAGTCGCGCTCGATCATAGCGCGCGGTATCTCTACGTCGGCGCGCTCGTACCAATCTTCGGATTTTTTGGGGTCGTATATCTTGATATTGGGATAAAGCCGTTTGCCAAAATAATCGCGCGGGACGATATAGTCGTTATCGAGCGAATACGCCGTCGTAAAGGGCGGCATAGCGTATGCGACAAATTTCGCGTCGGGGATATTTTGGTAGATCGAGGAGTGAATCTCGCTGTCTAAGCTAGCCTCTTTCCAGCGGTAATCGCGGCTATGGCGTAAGAGCGTAAAATCCTCCTCGTCCATCGCGTCGAATATCGCCTCTCTTTTGTTGATAATAAACTTGTCCAGCTCTACCCGCGCCGAGATCGAGCCGTGAAATACGCCGAAGATGTTCTGACGAAACAACGAGAGCGAAACGCGGCGCAATTTATATATGACGGACTCTTCCATCTAACTCTCCAATCTTTCAAATCGTTTCAGCGCGTCGTAAGCGTCGGCGCTTCTTCTAAAAGTTCGCAAAATAAAACGCGACGGCTCTAGCGAAGCGTCCGCTTTGGCGCCGCTTACGATCGTTTCGGCTAACGTTAGCGCCGTGTATGGCGCGGTTACGAAACCTCTCGCGCCGTGCGCGCCGAAAAAATACAGGTTAGGATAATACGAAAACGCTTCCGTAGGCGTTCGCCTGCCGCTCGGTATATCGGGAAAATCGCTCAGCGTCTTGTGCGCGTCGGGGAGCAAGCCCGCGATCGGCAGATAATCCGAGCTTGCGGGGCGCATACCGCCTAGTATGTCCAAAATCCGCGCCTCTTGTATTTCGGGGAGCGCTTTCGTCGCCTCGCGCAGGAGAAACTCCGCCGCCGCCTCGTCTATGCGCCATTCGCTCGCGCCGCGTTTGTGCGTCGCGCCGATCGCCGCCGAGCCGTCCGAAAAACTAGCCGAGATCGCAATATCGCCCATATAGTTTAGCGCGATCGGTTTAACGGGTCTGACGCGCAAACGCTCGCCCCATACGCCGCGCGTTTTCAGCCACCAGTCGGGCAAAATCGAAGGATAAGCGCCGGTCGAGACGATAAGAATCGGCGCGCTATGTTCGCCGACAATCCATTCGCCGTTGTTATAGCGGGGGCGATCAGCCTTCAGCCCTTGAAACACAACGCTTTTTTCTAGCAATCTGACGCATAGTTTTACCGCGTCGATCGCGCCCGCGTTAGGGAAAAATACCGCGTTGTCGCGCCGCTCGTATGGAATGTTGGCAAACGCCGCGTCGTCGAAAAGGCGCTCGATCGACTCTAAGGATTTTGGGAAGCGAAGAGCGCCTTTTTTCACAAGCAGATCGCCCGCGATCCTTTCGTAAAACGCGAGCGAAAAATCGAGCGCCCTATTTACGAAATCCACAAGAAAACCTCTGCCCGCCATCGGCGAAAGAAAAGCGCCAGCCGCGCCGCTTGCGCCGCGGGCAATTTCGCCCGCCTCTATCGCGCCTACTTTCACGCCGCGATCGGTAAGCGCGTAGGCGATCGACGATCCCGCGATTCCGGCTCCTATAACGAGCGCGTCAAATTTCGCCAATTACCGCTCCGTTTTCGTCGATCGAGTAGCGATCTATTATCGCCCAACCGCTAAGATCGCGATTAGTTTTAATAAACACTCTCGTAAAAAACTGATCCAATCCAGAGTTATTTTTTTCGATCAAAAC
The Helicobacteraceae bacterium genome window above contains:
- a CDS encoding class II aldolase and adducin N-terminal domain-containing protein; the encoded protein is MEESVIYKLRRVSLSLFRQNIFGVFHGSISARVELDKFIINKREAIFDAMDEEDFTLLRHSRDYRWKEASLDSEIHSSIYQNIPDAKFVAYAMPPFTTAYSLDNDYIVPRDYFGKRLYPNIKIYDPKKSEDWYERADVEIPRAMIERDSDVLVIRSYGVYAHAREINDLAKKIAIIENSCKVLIYANI
- a CDS encoding FAD-dependent oxidoreductase, which encodes MAKFDALVIGAGIAGSSIAYALTDRGVKVGAIEAGEIARGASGAAGAFLSPMAGRGFLVDFVNRALDFSLAFYERIAGDLLVKKGALRFPKSLESIERLFDDAAFANIPYERRDNAVFFPNAGAIDAVKLCVRLLEKSVVFQGLKADRPRYNNGEWIVGEHSAPILIVSTGAYPSILPDWWLKTRGVWGERLRVRPVKPIALNYMGDIAISASFSDGSAAIGATHKRGASEWRIDEAAAEFLLREATKALPEIQEARILDILGGMRPASSDYLPIAGLLPDAHKTLSDFPDIPSGRRTPTEAFSYYPNLYFFGAHGARGFVTAPYTALTLAETIVSGAKADASLEPSRFILRTFRRSADAYDALKRFERLES